A window of the Enterobacteriaceae bacterium 4M9 genome harbors these coding sequences:
- a CDS encoding Grx4 family monothiol glutaredoxin, translating to MSTTIEKIERQIAENPILLYMKGSPKLPSCGFSAQAVQALSACGERFAYVDILQNPDIRAELPKYANWPTFPQLWVDGELVGGCDIIIEMYQRGELQTLIKETAAKHKPEESDAQ from the coding sequence ATGAGCACCACGATTGAAAAAATTGAGCGCCAGATCGCCGAAAATCCCATCCTGCTGTATATGAAAGGCTCTCCAAAACTGCCAAGCTGCGGTTTCTCTGCGCAGGCGGTACAGGCGCTGTCGGCCTGTGGCGAGCGTTTTGCTTATGTGGATATCCTGCAAAACCCGGATATCCGCGCTGAGCTGCCTAAATATGCAAACTGGCCGACCTTCCCGCAGCTGTGGGTAGACGGTGAGCTGGTTGGCGGCTGCGACATCATTATTGAAATGTATCAGCGCGGCGAATTGCAGACGCTGATTAAAGAAACGGCTGCAAAACACAAGCCGGAAGAGTCTGACGCGCAGTAA
- the rnt gene encoding ribonuclease T, with the protein MSDTAQLTGLCDRFRGFYPVVIDVETAGFNASTDALLEIAAITLKMDADGWLTADETLHFHVEPFEGAILQPEALAFNGIDPSNPLRGAVSEYDALHAIFKMVRKGIKDSGCNRAIMVAHNATFDHGFMMAAAERAGLKRNPFHPFVTFDTAALSGLALGQTVLAKACIAAGFPFDSSQAHSALYDTEQTTQLFCEIVNRWKRLGGWPLAQPEEA; encoded by the coding sequence ATGTCCGATACTGCTCAACTCACTGGTCTGTGCGACCGTTTTCGCGGCTTTTATCCCGTGGTTATCGATGTGGAAACTGCCGGTTTTAATGCCAGCACCGACGCGTTACTGGAAATTGCCGCCATCACGCTCAAAATGGATGCTGACGGATGGTTGACTGCCGATGAGACACTGCATTTTCACGTTGAACCCTTTGAAGGTGCCATACTGCAGCCCGAAGCGCTGGCGTTTAACGGCATCGATCCCAGCAACCCGCTGCGCGGTGCCGTCAGTGAATATGATGCGTTGCACGCTATTTTTAAAATGGTGCGTAAAGGGATTAAGGACAGCGGCTGCAACCGCGCCATTATGGTGGCCCACAACGCCACCTTCGATCACGGCTTTATGATGGCGGCGGCTGAGCGCGCAGGGCTTAAGCGCAACCCGTTCCATCCGTTTGTTACCTTCGATACCGCCGCACTGAGCGGGCTGGCGCTGGGGCAGACGGTACTGGCGAAAGCCTGCATTGCGGCGGGTTTTCCGTTTGATTCAAGCCAGGCACACTCTGCGCTCTATGATACTGAGCAAACCACCCAACTTTTTTGCGAAATCGTCAACCGCTGGAAGCGTCTGGGCGGCTGGCCACTGGCGCAGCCTGAAGAGGCATAA
- the gloA gene encoding lactoylglutathione lyase, giving the protein MRLLHTMLRVGDLQRSIEFYTNVLGMTLLRTSENPEYKYSLAFVGYGPESDEAVIELTYNWGVESYDLGNAYGHIALSVDNAAEACERIRRNGGNVTREAGPVKGGSTVIAFVEDPDGYKIELIEAKDAGKGLGN; this is encoded by the coding sequence ATGCGCTTACTTCATACCATGCTGCGCGTTGGCGACCTGCAACGCTCTATTGAGTTTTACACCAACGTACTGGGCATGACGCTGCTGCGCACCAGTGAAAACCCGGAGTACAAGTACTCGCTGGCATTTGTGGGCTACGGCCCGGAAAGCGACGAAGCGGTCATTGAACTGACTTACAACTGGGGCGTGGAAAGCTACGATCTCGGTAATGCCTACGGCCATATCGCGCTGAGCGTGGACAATGCGGCCGAAGCCTGCGAACGTATCCGTCGCAACGGCGGTAACGTCACCCGCGAAGCCGGCCCGGTTAAGGGCGGCAGCACAGTTATCGCCTTCGTGGAAGACCCGGATGGCTACAAAATTGAGCTTATTGAAGCGAAAGACGCCGGTAAAGGCCTCGGTAACTGA
- a CDS encoding alkene reductase, with amino-acid sequence MTIDKLFTPLRIGAINVPNRVLMAPLTRLRSIEPGDIPTPLMGEYYRQRAGAGLIISEATQISAQAKGYAGAPGLHSPQQIAAWRKITDGVHAENGHMAVQLWHTGRISHSSLQPGGLAPVAPSAINAQTRTTLRDEEGKAVRVDTSTPRALELNEIPGIVGDFRQAVVNANEAGFDLVELHAAHGYLLHQFLSPASNQRTDQYGGSIENRSRLTLEVVDAAIDAWSADRIGIRISPLGPFNGLDNGEDQEEAALWLISELNKRNLAYLHISEPDWAGGKPYSEAFRKQVRERFSGVIIGAGAYTAQKAEKLIEAGYIDAVAFGRDFLANPDLAERLRQNAPLNPPRPDSFYGGGAEGYTDYPTL; translated from the coding sequence ATGACAATTGACAAACTGTTTACACCGCTGCGTATCGGGGCCATTAACGTACCGAACCGCGTTCTGATGGCACCGTTGACGCGCCTGCGCAGCATCGAGCCTGGTGATATCCCCACGCCGCTGATGGGCGAGTATTACCGCCAGCGCGCCGGTGCCGGGCTTATTATCAGCGAAGCGACGCAAATCTCGGCCCAGGCTAAAGGCTATGCCGGTGCACCAGGCCTGCACAGCCCGCAGCAGATTGCGGCCTGGCGCAAAATCACCGATGGCGTACACGCTGAAAACGGCCACATGGCGGTGCAGTTGTGGCATACAGGCCGGATTTCGCACTCAAGCCTGCAACCAGGTGGACTTGCACCGGTCGCGCCGTCTGCCATTAATGCACAAACCCGCACCACGCTTCGCGATGAAGAAGGCAAAGCTGTGCGTGTCGACACCTCCACCCCGCGCGCGCTGGAATTAAACGAGATCCCTGGCATTGTCGGTGATTTCCGCCAGGCGGTCGTGAATGCGAACGAGGCCGGGTTCGATCTGGTTGAACTGCATGCGGCACACGGTTATCTGTTGCATCAGTTCCTGTCTCCGGCCTCAAATCAACGCACCGATCAGTACGGTGGCAGCATCGAAAACCGCTCTCGTCTGACGCTGGAAGTGGTTGATGCGGCTATTGACGCCTGGAGCGCCGACCGCATTGGTATTCGTATTTCACCGCTTGGGCCGTTTAACGGGCTGGATAACGGTGAAGATCAGGAAGAGGCTGCGCTATGGCTCATTAGCGAGCTTAACAAACGCAACCTGGCCTATCTGCACATTTCCGAGCCGGACTGGGCTGGCGGCAAACCGTACTCAGAAGCCTTTCGCAAACAGGTACGTGAGCGCTTTAGCGGCGTGATTATCGGTGCCGGTGCCTACACGGCACAGAAAGCAGAAAAACTGATTGAGGCGGGCTACATCGATGCCGTGGCATTTGGCCGCGACTTCCTCGCGAACCCGGATCTTGCCGAGCGCCTGCGCCAGAACGCGCCGCTTAACCCACCGCGCCCGGATAGTTTCTACGGCGGTGGTGCAGAAGGCTACACCGATTACCCTACTCTGTAA
- a CDS encoding TetR/AcrR family transcriptional regulator, which translates to MNKKTEHDTREHLLATGEQLSLQLGFTGMGLSELLRTAGVPKGSFYHYFPSKEAFGVEMLKRYYATSGKRLSEHFARRDASARELLLAWYRTGLNNFCESGMMCDCLTVKLSAEVCDLSEEMRVSLNFGADKVVAMLTSTLVRGRSDERSLTFSGDAQLQAQALYALWLGANLQAKISRSAMPLESALALVENTIITPASLRAAI; encoded by the coding sequence ATGAATAAGAAAACAGAACATGACACTCGCGAGCACCTGCTGGCCACCGGCGAACAGCTCAGTTTACAGCTTGGCTTTACCGGCATGGGCTTAAGTGAACTGCTGCGCACCGCAGGCGTGCCCAAGGGCTCGTTTTATCACTACTTTCCTTCAAAAGAGGCTTTTGGTGTGGAGATGCTCAAGCGTTACTACGCCACCTCCGGGAAGCGGCTGAGTGAGCATTTTGCCCGCCGTGACGCCAGCGCCCGAGAATTGCTGCTGGCCTGGTATCGCACCGGGCTTAACAACTTCTGTGAAAGCGGCATGATGTGCGACTGTCTCACGGTCAAGCTTTCCGCTGAAGTATGCGATCTCTCAGAGGAGATGCGCGTCTCGCTCAATTTTGGTGCCGACAAAGTAGTTGCCATGCTGACCTCGACCCTGGTTCGTGGTCGCAGTGATGAACGCAGCCTCACCTTCAGTGGTGATGCGCAGCTTCAGGCTCAGGCGTTATACGCCCTGTGGCTGGGTGCCAACCTTCAGGCGAAAATTTCCCGCAGCGCCATGCCGCTAGAAAGCGCACTGGCACTGGTAGAAAACACGATTATCACACCCGCCTCCTTGCGAGCGGCGATTTAA
- the eptA gene encoding phosphoethanolamine transferase EptA, which translates to MRLPIKLRCNDMQFNLLCATLFTLVNALFIERSWRVIGMQTPREWVFAASVPVVLFSAWLIIFSTINLPLLRKPLAMLLIIGCAAANYFMYSYGVVIDTNMMVNVFETNQQEAMALVTPKLVMWLILGGVVPALLIAAITITPAKWWYSLLVRGLSVLGAIVLILLIASVFYKDYASLFRNTNGIAKLVTPPNYISAIGNYSKDRWFSGDKTLTRIGEDAQKGPLLTQSAKKTVVVLVVGETSRAQNYSLGGYARETNPQLKKQDVVWFNNATSCGTETAVSVPCMFSNMTRENYSANTARYTEGVLDVLKHAGINVLWRENDGGCKGACNRVNFTDMTRWQLKDMCKNGSCLDDAELYRLDNVLDGLQRDSVIVLHIMGSHGPAYYQRYPAQFRRFTPTCDTNQIEDCDRQSLMNTYDNTILYTDNIVSRTIDKLRARQGQMNTALVYLSDHGESLGESGMYLHGTPRMLAPQEQIRIPFLFWLSDGYANQFSLDKTCMKKEAASREISQDNLFDTLLGMMDIKTKVYRPKLDLTQPCRAA; encoded by the coding sequence ATGCGCCTCCCTATAAAGTTACGTTGTAACGATATGCAGTTTAATTTGCTGTGCGCCACGCTATTTACTCTTGTGAATGCGCTGTTTATTGAACGCAGTTGGCGAGTCATCGGTATGCAGACACCCCGCGAATGGGTGTTCGCCGCCTCTGTACCGGTCGTGCTGTTCAGCGCCTGGCTGATTATCTTTAGCACCATCAACCTACCGCTGCTGCGCAAACCGCTGGCGATGTTACTTATCATCGGCTGCGCTGCCGCTAACTACTTCATGTATAGCTATGGCGTGGTTATCGACACCAACATGATGGTTAACGTCTTTGAAACCAACCAGCAGGAGGCGATGGCGCTGGTGACGCCAAAGCTTGTGATGTGGCTGATACTGGGCGGCGTGGTGCCAGCGTTGCTTATCGCTGCCATTACCATCACGCCCGCCAAATGGTGGTACAGCCTGCTGGTTCGCGGGTTGAGTGTTCTTGGGGCCATCGTGCTGATTTTGCTGATTGCGTCCGTATTTTATAAGGATTACGCCTCGCTGTTTCGCAACACTAACGGCATTGCCAAACTGGTCACGCCGCCAAACTACATCAGCGCAATCGGCAACTACAGTAAAGACCGATGGTTCTCCGGCGATAAAACCCTGACACGCATTGGCGAAGATGCCCAAAAAGGCCCGCTGCTGACCCAATCGGCTAAAAAAACGGTGGTGGTGCTGGTTGTCGGGGAAACCTCGCGGGCACAGAACTATTCGCTCGGCGGCTACGCACGCGAAACAAACCCGCAGCTTAAAAAGCAGGACGTTGTGTGGTTTAACAATGCCACGTCCTGTGGTACGGAAACCGCGGTGTCAGTGCCGTGCATGTTCTCCAACATGACGCGCGAAAACTACAGTGCCAATACCGCACGCTACACCGAAGGCGTGCTGGACGTGCTCAAACACGCCGGTATTAATGTGCTGTGGCGTGAAAACGACGGTGGCTGTAAAGGTGCCTGTAATCGCGTGAATTTCACCGATATGACGCGCTGGCAGCTTAAAGACATGTGTAAAAATGGTTCTTGCCTGGACGACGCCGAGCTATACCGACTCGATAACGTGCTCGACGGTTTGCAGCGCGACTCAGTTATCGTACTGCACATTATGGGTAGCCACGGTCCGGCCTATTATCAACGTTACCCTGCACAGTTCCGGCGCTTCACGCCAACCTGCGATACGAATCAGATTGAAGACTGTGACCGACAGTCGCTGATGAACACCTATGACAACACCATTCTTTATACTGATAATATTGTCAGTCGCACTATCGATAAGCTGCGCGCGCGTCAGGGTCAAATGAACACCGCGCTGGTGTATCTGTCTGACCACGGCGAGTCGCTGGGTGAATCCGGTATGTATTTGCACGGCACGCCGCGCATGCTGGCACCGCAGGAGCAAATCCGCATTCCGTTTCTCTTCTGGCTGTCTGATGGCTATGCAAACCAGTTCAGCCTTGATAAGACCTGTATGAAAAAAGAAGCGGCTTCGCGTGAAATCTCGCAGGATAACCTGTTCGATACTCTGCTGGGCATGATGGACATAAAAACAAAGGTTTATCGACCGAAGCTCGATCTGACCCAGCCCTGCCGTGCAGCATAA
- a CDS encoding DUF1289 domain-containing protein yields MAEQLEFFPVPSPCRGICQSDERGYCRGCMRSRDERFNWQHFTNTQKQEVLRLCRQRMLRKLRATKPTSAEEDDQPSLF; encoded by the coding sequence GTGGCTGAACAGCTGGAGTTTTTCCCGGTCCCAAGTCCCTGTCGCGGCATCTGTCAGTCAGATGAGCGCGGCTATTGTCGTGGCTGTATGCGCAGTCGCGATGAGCGTTTTAACTGGCAGCACTTCACTAATACGCAAAAGCAGGAAGTGCTGCGCCTGTGTCGCCAGCGTATGCTGCGCAAATTGCGCGCAACCAAACCCACATCTGCAGAAGAAGACGATCAACCCTCGCTGTTTTAA
- a CDS encoding aldo/keto reductase family oxidoreductase yields MVERIVMAPQGPEFSRMIMGYWRLMEWDMTPQALLAFIEQHLDAGITTVDHADIYGDYQCEAAFGNALRLAPALRERMQIVSKCGIATRAKPEHAIGHYITERSHIIHSAEQSLKNLATDHLDLLLIHRPDPLMDADDVAEAFLNLHQSGKVLHFGVSNFTPAQFALLQSRLPFTLATNQVEISPLMQDTLLDGTLDQLQQLRIRPMAWSCLGGGRLFSDSGCEMLRQELKTVAQETGADSIEQVVYAWILRLPSRPLPIIGSGKIARVIDALGALKLEMTRQQWFRIRKAAIGYDVP; encoded by the coding sequence ATGGTTGAGCGTATTGTAATGGCGCCGCAGGGGCCTGAGTTCTCACGCATGATTATGGGCTACTGGCGTCTTATGGAGTGGGACATGACGCCGCAGGCGCTGCTGGCATTTATTGAGCAGCATCTGGATGCCGGCATTACCACCGTGGACCACGCCGATATTTATGGCGATTACCAGTGTGAAGCGGCCTTTGGCAACGCGCTGCGCCTGGCACCCGCGCTTCGTGAGCGCATGCAGATAGTCAGCAAATGCGGCATTGCGACGCGCGCAAAGCCGGAGCATGCTATCGGTCACTACATTACTGAGCGCAGCCACATTATCCATAGTGCTGAACAGTCACTGAAAAATCTCGCCACTGACCACCTTGACCTGCTACTGATTCACCGCCCGGATCCGTTAATGGATGCCGATGACGTTGCCGAAGCCTTTTTGAACCTGCACCAGAGTGGCAAAGTGCTGCACTTTGGGGTCTCGAACTTCACACCTGCGCAGTTTGCGCTGTTGCAGTCGCGTCTGCCGTTTACGCTTGCCACAAACCAGGTCGAAATATCCCCGCTGATGCAGGACACCCTGCTTGATGGCACCCTCGACCAGCTTCAGCAGTTACGCATTCGCCCAATGGCCTGGTCGTGCCTGGGCGGCGGACGTCTGTTTAGCGACAGCGGTTGTGAAATGCTGCGCCAGGAACTGAAAACGGTTGCCCAGGAAACGGGGGCTGACAGCATAGAACAGGTGGTCTACGCCTGGATTCTGCGCCTGCCGTCGCGTCCGTTGCCGATTATTGGCTCCGGCAAAATTGCGCGTGTTATCGATGCGCTTGGGGCGCTCAAGCTGGAGATGACGCGCCAGCAGTGGTTCCGCATTCGTAAAGCAGCCATTGGGTACGACGTACCGTAA
- the sodC gene encoding superoxide dismutase [Cu-Zn] SodC2 → MKLKPLSTGIALLFVCGSALAASEEVKMNLVTAQGVGQEIGTVKIDETDKGLTFTPDLKALPAGEHGFHIHAKGSCEPTIVDGKAVAAGAAGGHFDPQNTGKHLGPEGNGHLGDLPALTVDAEGKATQPVTAPRIKKIEDIKGLAIMVHAGGDNMADHPKPLGGGGERFACGVIR, encoded by the coding sequence ATGAAACTGAAACCATTATCAACAGGTATTGCTTTGCTCTTTGTCTGTGGCTCGGCGCTGGCGGCGAGTGAAGAGGTGAAGATGAATCTGGTGACTGCTCAGGGTGTCGGGCAGGAAATCGGGACGGTGAAAATCGACGAAACGGATAAGGGACTGACGTTCACCCCAGACCTTAAAGCACTACCGGCTGGTGAACATGGGTTCCATATTCACGCCAAAGGCAGCTGTGAACCCACGATTGTTGACGGTAAAGCGGTCGCTGCCGGGGCCGCAGGCGGTCACTTTGACCCGCAAAATACCGGTAAGCACCTTGGCCCAGAAGGCAACGGCCACCTCGGTGACCTTCCTGCGCTGACGGTTGACGCCGAAGGCAAAGCCACACAACCCGTAACGGCACCGCGCATCAAGAAAATCGAGGATATTAAAGGCCTGGCCATTATGGTTCACGCGGGCGGCGATAATATGGCCGATCACCCGAAACCGCTTGGCGGTGGTGGCGAGCGCTTCGCCTGCGGCGTTATTCGCTAG
- a CDS encoding FUSC family protein, producing MNLSGINWRSTPWGKATGGQWRYALRNSIAMCLALSIAYAINLDEPYWAMTSAAVVSFPTVGGVISKSLGRIAGSLIGATASLIIAGHTLNDPWLFTFAMAAWLSACTWISSQYQNNVAYAFALAGYTAAIIAFPMVNTLETTELWDIAQARVCEVIIGILCGGFMMMVLPSTSDGNALLSALKNMHSRLLEHASLLWQPQTTDAIRSAHESVIGQILTMNLLRIQAFWSHYRFRQQNALLNYLLHQQLRLTSIISSLRRMLLNWPQVPAHIWPLLETLLRELAKPQADKYSIARLLQRIAPDNRDDYRHRAFWLRLRYFCWLYLNSSRWLRQLEAASPAHPLTPPGAPALARHTDNAENSWSAFRTFCVITLTGAWCIATSWEAGSAAMTLAAICCVLYSSSASPVGSVSLLLRTLTLLSLFSFVVKFGLMVQISQLWQFLIFLLPLLVTLQLFKLQQKKLAGLWGQLIVFMGSFIAVTNPPEYDFSAFLNDNLAKVIGVSLCWVAFSVLRPSSDQRKGRRHIRALRRGFIDQLSQRPQRAEGEFESLVYHHISQLSNSKDELSRRWLLRWGVMLINCSHVVWQLRDWEARSDPLSRVRDVCIATLRDIMSERGVRARPLAESLAELLKMCDTLSRHPSPAARELAGIIWRLHCSLQQLEQAIPANDAPPQKTASE from the coding sequence ATGAACCTGAGCGGGATTAACTGGCGCAGCACACCCTGGGGCAAGGCAACGGGCGGCCAATGGCGTTATGCGCTTCGCAACAGCATTGCCATGTGCCTTGCGCTCAGCATTGCTTACGCGATAAATCTCGATGAACCCTACTGGGCCATGACCTCCGCTGCGGTAGTCAGTTTCCCGACCGTGGGTGGCGTTATCAGTAAAAGTCTCGGGCGCATTGCCGGAAGCCTGATAGGTGCGACTGCTTCGCTAATTATTGCCGGACACACCCTCAACGACCCGTGGCTGTTTACCTTTGCAATGGCCGCCTGGCTCTCTGCCTGCACGTGGATCTCCAGTCAGTACCAGAACAACGTTGCCTACGCTTTTGCGCTGGCGGGCTACACCGCAGCGATTATCGCCTTTCCGATGGTCAATACCCTTGAAACCACCGAGCTTTGGGACATTGCCCAGGCGCGGGTATGCGAAGTGATTATCGGCATTTTGTGCGGGGGTTTTATGATGATGGTGCTGCCTAGCACCTCTGACGGTAACGCCTTGCTCAGTGCACTGAAAAATATGCATTCCCGGCTGCTGGAGCACGCCAGCCTGTTGTGGCAGCCACAGACGACCGACGCCATCCGTTCAGCCCATGAAAGCGTCATCGGCCAGATTCTGACGATGAACCTGCTGCGTATTCAGGCCTTCTGGAGCCATTACCGCTTTCGCCAGCAAAATGCACTGCTCAACTATCTGCTCCACCAGCAACTGCGCCTGACAAGCATTATCTCCAGCCTGCGCCGTATGCTGCTTAACTGGCCTCAGGTGCCGGCGCACATCTGGCCACTGCTGGAAACGCTATTGCGCGAGCTGGCAAAACCGCAGGCAGATAAATACAGCATTGCACGGCTGTTGCAGCGCATTGCACCAGACAACCGCGACGATTACCGCCATCGCGCCTTCTGGCTGCGCCTGCGCTATTTCTGTTGGTTGTACCTGAACAGCAGTCGCTGGTTACGCCAGCTGGAAGCGGCCTCACCTGCTCATCCGTTAACACCGCCGGGTGCACCGGCACTGGCACGCCACACCGACAACGCCGAAAACAGCTGGAGCGCGTTTCGTACTTTTTGCGTCATTACTTTAACCGGTGCCTGGTGTATTGCGACCTCATGGGAAGCCGGGAGTGCGGCGATGACACTTGCCGCCATCTGCTGCGTGCTCTATTCCTCCTCTGCGTCGCCGGTAGGTTCAGTCAGTCTGCTGCTACGCACGCTCACGCTGCTGTCGCTTTTCAGTTTCGTGGTGAAGTTCGGCCTGATGGTGCAAATAAGCCAGCTGTGGCAGTTCCTGATTTTCCTGCTGCCGCTGTTAGTCACATTACAACTCTTTAAGCTACAGCAGAAAAAGCTCGCCGGATTGTGGGGACAGTTGATTGTCTTTATGGGGTCGTTTATCGCTGTGACCAATCCGCCGGAATACGACTTCTCAGCCTTTCTGAACGACAACCTGGCCAAGGTCATTGGCGTCTCGCTGTGTTGGGTTGCCTTCTCTGTGCTGCGCCCCAGTTCAGACCAGCGCAAAGGCCGACGCCATATCCGCGCCCTGCGCCGCGGCTTTATCGACCAGCTGAGCCAGCGGCCACAGCGCGCTGAAGGGGAATTTGAATCGCTGGTGTATCACCACATCAGCCAGCTTAGCAACAGCAAGGACGAACTCTCGCGCCGCTGGTTGCTGCGCTGGGGCGTGATGCTGATTAACTGCTCTCACGTAGTGTGGCAACTCAGAGACTGGGAGGCTCGCTCCGATCCGCTCTCACGGGTGCGCGATGTTTGCATCGCTACGTTGCGCGATATTATGAGCGAACGCGGCGTACGAGCGCGACCGCTGGCCGAATCGCTGGCAGAACTGCTAAAGATGTGTGATACGCTGTCGCGCCATCCGAGTCCGGCTGCGCGTGAACTGGCGGGCATCATCTGGCGACTGCACTGCTCGCTGCAACAGCTGGAGCAGGCCATCCCGGCAAACGATGCACCGCCGCAGAAAACGGCTAGCGAATAA